One window from the genome of Spirosoma rhododendri encodes:
- a CDS encoding NAD(P)H-dependent glycerol-3-phosphate dehydrogenase, translating into MKVSQPTRLTMVGGGSWATALVKILSENNVTIKWWMRSKTDADHIKKYNHNRSYLSDVQINPRRVKVCTKIRDAFRDSDVIILAVPAAFISDALHGIQPQHFAGKTVVSAIKGMIPGANQLVTDWVSEQYGVPAGQIAVIAGPCHAEEVALEKQSYLTIASQGVDCASSVADLLRCRFVQTTPVDDIYGIEYSAVMKNIIALACGITHGLGYGDNFQAVLVSNAMQEIRRFVDALHAKHRDLSGSAYLGDLLVTAYSPFSRNRTFGNLIGRGYTIQSAQAEMNMIAEGYYAVKSIHAINEQFSVQMPIVDAVYNILYEKATPTTEMNTLKRVLL; encoded by the coding sequence ATGAAAGTAAGTCAACCGACGCGGCTAACGATGGTGGGCGGGGGAAGCTGGGCTACGGCACTCGTCAAAATCCTGTCAGAAAACAACGTTACGATTAAGTGGTGGATGCGGAGCAAAACCGACGCCGACCATATCAAGAAGTATAATCACAACCGAAGCTACCTCAGCGATGTGCAGATAAACCCCCGCCGGGTGAAGGTCTGCACCAAAATCCGCGATGCCTTTCGTGATAGCGATGTCATTATCCTGGCGGTTCCGGCCGCGTTTATCAGCGACGCCCTGCACGGTATCCAGCCCCAGCATTTTGCGGGTAAAACCGTTGTGTCGGCCATCAAAGGCATGATTCCGGGTGCCAATCAGCTTGTTACGGATTGGGTCAGCGAACAGTATGGTGTACCGGCAGGGCAGATTGCCGTGATTGCCGGGCCGTGCCATGCCGAAGAGGTGGCGCTTGAAAAACAGTCGTACCTGACCATTGCCTCGCAGGGTGTCGACTGCGCCAGTAGCGTTGCCGATCTGCTGCGTTGCCGCTTCGTGCAGACAACCCCCGTCGATGATATTTACGGGATCGAATACAGCGCGGTGATGAAAAACATCATTGCATTGGCCTGCGGTATCACCCACGGGCTGGGTTATGGCGACAATTTTCAGGCGGTACTAGTATCGAACGCCATGCAGGAAATCCGTCGGTTTGTCGACGCCCTCCATGCCAAGCACCGTGACCTGAGCGGCTCGGCTTATCTCGGCGACCTGCTTGTAACGGCCTATTCACCGTTCAGTCGTAACCGCACCTTCGGCAACCTCATCGGGCGGGGCTATACGATTCAGTCGGCGCAGGCCGAGATGAACATGATCGCCGAGGGGTATTACGCTGTAAAAAGTATCCACGCTATCAACGAGCAGTTCAGCGTTCAAATGCCCATCGTCGACGCGGTCTACAATATCCTCTACGAAAAAGCCACGCCCACCACTGAGATGAATACGCTGAAACGGGTGTTGTTATAG
- a CDS encoding DUF1593 domain-containing protein, protein MIKPLLLALSLSLFLSLSTVAQSGPKAPAKARTIVTTDGEVDDVDTFVRLLLYSNEFNLVGLVYSSSQWHYKGDGKGTKFTSEMASTAQRYGERTELRWPGTTWMESYIDRYAQVYPTLRQHAPGYPTPAYLRSLVRIGNIDFEGEMSRDTEGSDFIKAILLDNDPSPVYLQIWGGTNTVARALKSIEDQYKRTAEWPAISKKVSDKAIIYAVLDQDATYQKYVAPNWPKIRVLYNSDQFWSFAYLWPRVVPAELQTYLSGPWFDKNIRAHGALLDGYYLWGDGKHLPGDPEHTHGEMAEAKKYDRQQYDFISEGDSPAFFYLIDVGLRSRENVAYGGWGGRMVQSPTNPYRWEDGKTVTDYDPYTKKQDAAYPQTRWIPALQNDFAARADWCIKPYKQANHPPVVTLKQASDIRVKPGQTVSLTGSATDPDGNTVGFHWWQYEEAGTYPGTVVLTNPDQAKATFSVPTDAKPGQTIHLILNATDTGSPALTRYQRVIVTVE, encoded by the coding sequence GTGATAAAACCGCTTCTGCTCGCCCTTAGCCTGTCCCTGTTCCTATCTCTTTCTACTGTCGCCCAGTCCGGGCCGAAAGCACCCGCCAAAGCCCGGACGATTGTGACGACGGACGGGGAAGTCGATGATGTCGATACGTTTGTGCGGTTGCTGTTGTACAGCAATGAGTTCAATCTGGTGGGGCTGGTCTACAGCAGTTCGCAGTGGCACTACAAAGGCGACGGAAAGGGCACAAAATTTACGTCGGAGATGGCAAGCACGGCGCAGCGGTACGGCGAGCGAACCGAACTGCGGTGGCCCGGCACGACCTGGATGGAATCGTACATCGACCGGTATGCGCAGGTGTACCCAACCCTTCGCCAACACGCACCCGGCTACCCGACCCCGGCCTACCTGCGCAGTCTGGTACGGATCGGGAATATCGACTTTGAGGGTGAGATGAGCCGTGATACCGAAGGCTCGGACTTTATCAAAGCCATCCTGCTCGACAACGACCCCAGCCCGGTTTACCTGCAAATCTGGGGTGGCACCAATACCGTGGCCCGCGCGCTGAAATCAATCGAGGATCAGTACAAACGCACGGCTGAGTGGCCCGCTATCAGCAAAAAGGTGTCGGACAAGGCGATTATCTACGCTGTACTCGATCAGGACGCGACCTACCAGAAATACGTCGCGCCAAACTGGCCGAAGATTCGGGTGCTGTACAATTCCGATCAGTTCTGGAGCTTCGCTTACCTGTGGCCGCGCGTCGTACCAGCGGAATTGCAGACGTACCTCAGCGGGCCGTGGTTCGACAAAAACATTCGCGCCCACGGGGCACTGCTCGACGGCTACTACCTCTGGGGCGATGGTAAGCACCTGCCCGGCGACCCCGAACACACGCACGGTGAGATGGCCGAAGCCAAAAAGTACGACCGGCAGCAATACGACTTCATCTCCGAAGGTGACTCCCCTGCCTTTTTCTACCTGATCGACGTGGGGCTGCGGAGCCGGGAAAACGTCGCGTACGGCGGCTGGGGCGGGCGTATGGTTCAATCGCCGACGAACCCGTACCGTTGGGAAGATGGCAAGACCGTCACCGACTACGACCCGTATACCAAAAAACAGGACGCAGCTTACCCACAAACGCGCTGGATCCCGGCTCTGCAAAACGACTTTGCCGCCCGCGCCGACTGGTGTATCAAACCCTACAAACAGGCCAACCACCCGCCCGTGGTGACGCTTAAACAGGCGTCTGACATCCGCGTCAAACCCGGCCAAACCGTCTCCCTGACCGGCTCCGCCACCGACCCCGACGGCAACACGGTTGGTTTCCACTGGTGGCAGTACGAAGAAGCAGGCACCTACCCCGGCACGGTTGTTCTGACCAATCCTGATCAGGCAAAAGCCACGTTCAGCGTACCGACCGACGCCAAACCCGGCCAAACCATCCACCTGATTCTCAACGCGACCGACACCGGAAGTCCGGCGCTTACCCGCTACCAGCGCGTCATTGTAACGGTGGAATGA
- a CDS encoding T9SS type A sorting domain-containing protein: MTQPSAGRVAADEFVRTTTAYPNPFSGNTTIQYSLPSEEHVKVEVLNVLGYSLKTLVDESKPAGRHEVQFDGSQLTPGSYLVNVKTATGMATQRLVVK, from the coding sequence CTGACGCAGCCGTCAGCCGGTCGCGTTGCCGCCGACGAATTTGTTCGTACGACAACCGCGTACCCAAACCCATTCTCGGGTAACACGACCATTCAGTACAGCCTGCCAAGTGAAGAGCACGTAAAAGTTGAGGTGCTAAACGTGCTGGGCTATAGCCTGAAAACGCTGGTAGACGAGTCGAAGCCAGCCGGTCGTCACGAAGTACAGTTCGATGGTAGCCAACTAACGCCGGGTAGCTATCTGGTGAACGTAAAAACCGCAACCGGTATGGCCACACAGCGACTGGTGGTTAAGTAA
- a CDS encoding S8 family serine peptidase, whose product MKKRISVVAVLLVSIQQLWAQAFIDPELKNSLATNPLAEVVVTFEGDGAPTAGQVSLLQQLGITRGITFRAVPIAGVLATAAQVDALAAQSGVKSLFLNKKLDYYNFEDTHLTGVKRLRADKTITARNKGIPVSGRGIGVLINDSGIDGTHDDIKLGTHLVQNTLGTTNLNSLNSMLPVSYIEGVPNTDSNSGHGTHCAGTVGANGAKSSGKYEGVAPGASLIGYGSGGALLVLDAIGGFDYALTHQYQYNIRVVSNSFGSSGTFNPQHPINLITKKLYDRGVVIVFAAGNSGPGADTHNPYAVAPWVISVGAGDRFGRLADFSSRGVMNQSGTFQIDGETWTFKNEPTIVGPGVDVISTRVISPLMATAAQQDAQGIEPAYLPFYTYKSGTSMATPHVAGITALMLEANPSLSPAQIRQIMQKTATNIPGRESWEVGAGYVNAYAAVDQIFRGTAFGPTVNSRRSFVSNVNTQINRQSFSINYNPALTTGNQMTFAVAAGTNSIEAKINANGLLGETGNPITLTLVDPAGVQYRAGIPVAFAISPDRSVAVASPVAGTWTLRIDGLRGAGIPETVSGNITLLTASGTSGMNDIAGHPAEASIKAAVANRLVDGVAGGFRPNESLKRYHLADYLLMGQGIRQFVPTDGSRTFTDLSAEQWLIAESVVAKGAALRDNKHAFSGVLLPKSTNTFAPWEVVNRASLAYSIVQSLGLQEAALGRAGKPVTVSMDGKTYTIEDAGNIPAGLEGYVGIALDLGLINAYYTLTQGPYDVQPVLHATFKPAQVVSRADFAVVVTRTFPAGKP is encoded by the coding sequence ATGAAAAAACGTATATCTGTAGTAGCGGTACTACTCGTATCGATTCAGCAGTTATGGGCACAGGCCTTCATCGACCCAGAACTAAAAAATTCGCTTGCTACCAACCCGCTCGCTGAGGTAGTCGTAACCTTCGAAGGAGATGGCGCACCGACCGCCGGTCAGGTGTCGCTACTGCAACAATTGGGTATTACGCGGGGCATCACGTTCCGGGCCGTACCCATCGCGGGTGTACTGGCTACAGCTGCCCAAGTCGACGCGCTAGCCGCTCAGTCGGGTGTCAAATCGCTTTTCCTGAACAAGAAGCTAGACTATTACAATTTTGAGGATACCCACCTGACGGGTGTGAAACGGCTGCGGGCCGACAAGACCATCACGGCGCGGAACAAGGGCATTCCTGTGTCGGGTCGTGGTATCGGTGTGTTGATCAACGACAGTGGTATCGACGGTACGCACGACGACATCAAGCTGGGCACGCACCTGGTGCAAAACACGCTGGGTACGACTAATCTGAACTCGCTGAACTCGATGTTGCCCGTGTCGTATATAGAGGGCGTTCCCAACACTGATTCCAACTCAGGACACGGTACCCACTGCGCCGGTACGGTTGGGGCCAACGGTGCCAAGTCGAGTGGCAAGTACGAAGGCGTTGCGCCCGGTGCTTCGCTGATCGGCTACGGATCGGGTGGGGCGCTGCTCGTGCTGGATGCGATTGGTGGCTTCGATTACGCGCTGACACACCAGTATCAGTACAACATTCGGGTGGTGAGCAACTCGTTTGGTTCGAGCGGTACGTTTAATCCGCAGCACCCGATCAACCTGATTACCAAGAAACTGTATGATCGTGGTGTCGTTATTGTTTTTGCGGCTGGCAACAGCGGTCCCGGTGCCGATACCCATAATCCTTACGCTGTTGCCCCCTGGGTTATTTCAGTAGGGGCGGGCGACAGATTCGGTCGGCTGGCCGATTTCTCGTCGCGGGGTGTGATGAATCAGAGCGGTACGTTCCAGATCGATGGCGAAACATGGACGTTTAAAAACGAGCCGACCATCGTAGGGCCCGGCGTCGATGTGATTTCGACCCGCGTGATCAGCCCACTGATGGCGACGGCTGCTCAGCAGGATGCGCAGGGTATCGAACCGGCTTATCTGCCGTTTTATACCTACAAAAGTGGTACGTCGATGGCGACCCCACACGTAGCGGGTATCACAGCCCTGATGCTGGAAGCCAATCCGTCGCTGTCGCCGGCACAGATTCGGCAGATCATGCAGAAAACGGCCACCAACATTCCCGGTCGTGAGTCATGGGAAGTAGGGGCCGGGTACGTTAACGCCTATGCCGCTGTCGATCAGATTTTCCGTGGAACGGCGTTCGGCCCGACGGTCAACAGCAGACGCTCGTTTGTGAGTAACGTGAATACACAGATCAATCGGCAGAGCTTTTCGATCAACTACAATCCGGCATTGACAACGGGTAACCAGATGACGTTTGCGGTTGCCGCCGGTACAAACAGTATCGAAGCAAAAATCAACGCGAACGGGCTTTTGGGCGAAACGGGTAATCCGATCACGCTGACCCTGGTCGATCCGGCGGGTGTACAGTACCGGGCTGGTATTCCGGTTGCGTTTGCCATTTCGCCAGATCGTAGCGTAGCTGTTGCATCGCCGGTGGCGGGCACCTGGACACTGCGAATTGACGGATTGCGCGGGGCTGGTATTCCCGAAACGGTATCTGGCAACATTACCCTACTGACGGCCAGCGGTACAAGCGGTATGAACGATATTGCTGGTCACCCGGCTGAAGCGTCGATCAAAGCCGCCGTGGCTAACCGACTGGTTGATGGTGTCGCGGGTGGCTTCCGGCCCAACGAATCGCTGAAACGCTATCATCTGGCCGATTACCTGTTGATGGGACAGGGCATCCGCCAGTTCGTTCCGACCGATGGTAGCCGTACGTTCACCGATCTGTCGGCCGAACAGTGGCTGATTGCCGAATCGGTCGTGGCAAAAGGCGCTGCGCTTCGCGATAACAAACACGCATTCAGTGGTGTACTGTTGCCGAAGAGCACGAACACCTTTGCCCCCTGGGAGGTGGTAAATCGGGCATCGCTGGCGTATTCGATCGTACAAAGCCTAGGTCTTCAGGAAGCGGCACTGGGCCGTGCCGGTAAGCCCGTAACGGTTTCGATGGACGGTAAAACCTACACCATTGAAGACGCGGGCAACATCCCGGCTGGTCTGGAAGGGTACGTTGGTATCGCCCTCGACCTGGGTCTGATCAACGCCTACTATACCCTGACGCAGGGACCGTACGACGTACAACCCGTACTGCACGCAACATTCAAACCGGCGCAGGTAGTTAGCCGCGCTGACTTCGCCGTCGTCGTTACCCGCACTTTCCCCGCTGGGAAGCCCTGA
- a CDS encoding alpha-L-fucosidase → MKRLLNCLTLVLLLTIPTAMNAQYQPNWASIDSRPVPAWFENAKFGIFIHWGLFSVPAFGPTARDGVGVYDRYAEWYWQKSTDRDSKTYPIFAKFQDRVYGTDFKYQDFVKGFTCELFKPDEWADMFKQSGAKYVVLTSKHHEGFTLWPSAQAWNWNAVDVGPHRDLAGDLIKAVRAKDLRMGYYYSLYEWFNPLYKKDVNAYVDQHMMPQLKDLVTRYKPDIVWTDGEWEHPSETWKSTEFLAWLYNESPVKKDVVVNDRWGKETRSKHGGIYTTEYDLVHDANSTGMTFTHPWEECRGIGSSFGYNRTENLEDYSTSGQLIGMLIDKVARGGNLLLNVGPTADGRIPVIMQQRLHDIGDWLAVNGEAIYDTRKWDAAPAVTKDTKVYFTRKGSDLYMLCTEWPTQPITVSGISKAGRTTMLGYKGTVSASTSGKTVRITMPAVTPGNIPCQHAWVVKLAGVL, encoded by the coding sequence ATGAAACGCCTGCTTAACTGTCTGACGCTCGTTCTGCTGCTTACGATACCAACCGCGATGAACGCTCAATACCAACCCAACTGGGCGTCGATCGACAGCCGACCCGTACCGGCCTGGTTCGAGAATGCCAAGTTCGGGATCTTCATTCACTGGGGCCTGTTTTCGGTGCCGGCGTTTGGCCCAACCGCCCGCGACGGTGTCGGCGTGTACGACCGATATGCGGAGTGGTACTGGCAGAAATCGACCGACCGGGACTCGAAGACGTACCCCATTTTTGCGAAGTTTCAGGACCGCGTTTACGGTACCGATTTCAAATACCAGGATTTCGTCAAAGGCTTCACCTGTGAACTGTTCAAGCCCGATGAGTGGGCCGATATGTTCAAACAGTCGGGTGCTAAATACGTCGTCCTGACGAGCAAACACCACGAAGGTTTTACCCTCTGGCCGTCGGCGCAGGCCTGGAACTGGAACGCTGTCGACGTGGGCCCGCACCGCGATCTGGCGGGCGATCTGATCAAGGCCGTGCGGGCAAAAGACCTGCGGATGGGCTACTACTATTCGCTCTACGAGTGGTTCAACCCGCTCTACAAGAAAGACGTTAACGCCTACGTCGATCAGCACATGATGCCGCAGCTGAAAGACCTCGTCACGCGTTATAAGCCCGACATCGTCTGGACTGATGGCGAGTGGGAGCACCCCAGCGAGACGTGGAAAAGCACCGAATTTCTGGCGTGGCTCTACAACGAATCGCCCGTGAAAAAAGACGTGGTGGTGAACGATCGCTGGGGCAAGGAAACCCGCTCAAAACACGGCGGTATCTACACCACCGAATACGACCTCGTTCATGATGCCAACTCGACGGGCATGACGTTTACCCACCCCTGGGAAGAGTGCCGGGGCATCGGTTCGTCGTTCGGTTACAACCGCACCGAAAATCTGGAAGACTACTCCACCAGCGGACAGCTAATCGGTATGCTGATTGACAAAGTAGCGCGGGGTGGGAATCTGCTGCTCAACGTAGGCCCCACCGCCGACGGGCGTATCCCGGTGATTATGCAGCAGCGACTCCACGACATCGGCGACTGGCTGGCCGTCAACGGCGAAGCGATCTACGATACCCGAAAATGGGACGCGGCTCCGGCCGTCACGAAAGACACGAAGGTTTACTTTACCCGCAAGGGCAGCGACCTGTATATGCTCTGTACCGAATGGCCCACGCAACCCATTACGGTATCGGGTATCAGCAAGGCTGGGCGTACCACGATGCTCGGTTACAAAGGCACCGTCAGCGCATCGACGTCGGGCAAAACGGTCCGGATTACGATGCCCGCTGTTACTCCCGGTAACATCCCCTGCCAGCATGCCTGGGTGGTAAAACTGGCGGGAGTGCTATAA
- a CDS encoding efflux RND transporter periplasmic adaptor subunit gives MKKSNRIWWLLGLAIVVLAGGLMAAKQMGVIGKQKATEVDFATVKKVDITERVSASGRVQPQVEVKISPDVSGEIIGLYVNEGDPVKAGQLLCRIRPDNYESVMARSKATVNQSRAQMEQSKATVAQSSARLLRAKADYDRNRKLLTDKVISTADFETSEANYNVAKQELEAAKASVRASQFSIQSAEANMRDASENLRKTTIYAPVNGTVSKLNIELGERVVGTSQMAGTEIMRIANLQNMEVRVNVNENDIVRVGLGDTTDIEVDSYTTAGRKFKGIVYEIANTANGLASGTSAAATLSADAVTEFEVKIKILNNSYTDLLAQKDKKGYPFKPGMTASVEIITDRKPGVLAVPIAAVTTRADSTAVENEKEENADEAAPEKKEKPKEIVFVNAGGKAQQREVKTGISDYENIQILSGLKAGEQIISGPFMAVSKKLKNGELVAKRDPKKLKKEATTEE, from the coding sequence ATGAAAAAGAGTAACCGAATCTGGTGGCTGCTTGGTCTGGCAATCGTTGTGCTGGCGGGTGGGCTGATGGCCGCCAAACAGATGGGCGTTATTGGCAAGCAGAAAGCTACCGAAGTCGATTTTGCCACCGTAAAGAAAGTTGACATTACCGAACGGGTCAGCGCGTCGGGCCGCGTACAGCCGCAGGTCGAAGTCAAGATCAGCCCCGATGTATCGGGTGAAATAATCGGGCTGTACGTCAACGAGGGTGACCCTGTGAAAGCGGGGCAGTTGTTGTGCCGCATCCGGCCCGACAACTACGAATCGGTGATGGCGCGCTCGAAAGCAACCGTCAACCAGAGCCGGGCGCAGATGGAGCAGTCGAAAGCGACGGTGGCGCAGTCGAGTGCGCGGCTGCTGCGGGCCAAAGCCGACTACGACCGCAACCGAAAACTGCTGACCGACAAAGTAATTTCGACCGCCGATTTCGAAACCAGCGAAGCCAACTACAACGTCGCCAAGCAGGAGCTGGAAGCGGCAAAAGCCAGCGTGCGGGCGTCGCAGTTCAGCATTCAGAGTGCCGAAGCCAACATGCGCGATGCCAGCGAGAACCTGCGCAAAACCACGATCTACGCACCCGTCAACGGCACGGTGTCCAAGCTGAATATCGAGCTGGGCGAACGCGTCGTCGGTACGTCGCAGATGGCCGGTACGGAGATCATGCGAATTGCCAATCTGCAAAACATGGAAGTGCGGGTCAACGTCAACGAAAACGACATCGTGCGCGTCGGGCTGGGCGATACGACCGATATCGAGGTCGACTCGTACACGACGGCCGGACGGAAGTTCAAAGGCATTGTCTACGAAATCGCCAATACGGCGAATGGTCTGGCGTCGGGTACGTCGGCCGCAGCAACGCTGTCTGCCGATGCCGTGACGGAGTTTGAGGTAAAGATCAAAATCCTGAATAACTCGTACACCGACCTGCTGGCGCAGAAAGACAAGAAAGGCTATCCGTTCAAGCCCGGTATGACCGCGTCTGTCGAGATCATCACCGACCGTAAACCGGGGGTACTGGCCGTGCCGATTGCCGCCGTCACGACCCGCGCCGACAGTACCGCCGTGGAAAACGAGAAAGAGGAAAACGCCGACGAGGCTGCGCCGGAAAAGAAGGAGAAGCCCAAAGAGATCGTGTTTGTCAACGCGGGTGGCAAGGCCCAGCAGCGCGAAGTCAAAACGGGCATCAGCGACTACGAAAACATCCAGATTCTGTCGGGCCTGAAAGCGGGCGAACAGATTATTTCGGGGCCGTTTATGGCCGTGTCGAAGAAGCTGAAAAATGGTGAACTCGTCGCCAAACGTGATCCGAAGAAACTAAAGAAAGAAGCCACAACGGAGGAGTAA
- a CDS encoding TolC family protein, which translates to MQVSTSTLGLLTGVLLTALSPVVAQTPPAVRSGVATPGVATPAVTTSGRLNLQQCIDIARQNNIQIRQGQLTVANADLQLRQSRLNKLPTAVFQGNQSINGGRSINPQSNEFVQQTVNSSSFQLNTSVTLYNGGVLQGSIQRDNLALQASELELQATLNNVGLTVAQNYLNVLTGREQLAVAQRQADVTRAQLDRTQRLVSAGSAPEANLFELRATLASNELDIINAQNTLDLGRVSLLQAMNVPIDQAFEVEPITVPDPGLDPYTASVQQLFDVAATNLPEVKGADLRVKSANAGVQVAKGGLYPTLSLNGNLSTLYSSAASTAIATGATTQIQTGFLTDPNTGASIPVYTVSPDFNRIGIGYGSQLRNNFSQSASLFLRVPIFQGNLSRNRITTAKIQQQNAELTAQNTRLQLRQQIETAYTNMRAGANRYRATQAQVASLERAFQVAESRLNAGAINATDYSIAKTNLDRARASLVQAKYDYVFRTKILDYYQNKPLTF; encoded by the coding sequence ATGCAGGTTTCTACGTCGACACTTGGTTTGCTAACGGGGGTGCTACTAACGGCCCTGTCGCCCGTAGTGGCCCAGACTCCCCCGGCTGTCCGGTCGGGCGTAGCGACGCCGGGCGTCGCTACGCCAGCTGTCACCACGTCGGGGCGGCTGAACCTGCAACAGTGCATCGACATTGCCCGGCAGAACAACATCCAGATCCGGCAGGGGCAGCTTACCGTTGCCAACGCCGATTTGCAACTGCGTCAGTCGCGGCTCAACAAATTGCCGACGGCGGTATTCCAGGGTAACCAGTCGATCAACGGGGGGCGCAGCATCAACCCTCAGTCGAACGAATTTGTCCAGCAGACAGTCAACTCCAGCAGCTTTCAGCTCAACACCTCGGTTACGCTCTACAACGGTGGTGTATTGCAGGGCTCGATACAGCGCGACAACCTGGCGCTTCAGGCCAGCGAACTGGAATTACAGGCTACGCTGAACAACGTGGGGCTAACGGTCGCGCAGAATTACCTGAACGTGCTGACTGGCCGGGAACAACTGGCCGTGGCCCAGCGGCAGGCCGACGTTACCCGCGCCCAACTTGACCGGACACAGCGACTCGTCAGCGCGGGGTCGGCCCCCGAAGCAAACCTGTTTGAACTACGGGCGACCCTGGCCAGCAACGAACTCGACATCATCAACGCGCAGAACACGCTCGACCTGGGGCGGGTGTCTCTGTTGCAGGCGATGAACGTACCGATCGATCAGGCGTTTGAGGTCGAGCCGATCACCGTACCCGACCCCGGCCTCGACCCCTACACGGCGTCGGTGCAGCAACTGTTCGACGTGGCGGCTACCAACCTGCCGGAAGTCAAAGGGGCCGACCTGCGGGTGAAAAGTGCCAACGCGGGCGTACAGGTGGCCAAAGGCGGGCTGTACCCAACGCTGTCGCTGAACGGTAACCTGAGTACGCTCTACTCCAGCGCGGCCAGCACAGCGATCGCTACCGGCGCAACGACACAGATACAGACAGGCTTTTTAACAGACCCCAACACGGGGGCAAGCATACCCGTCTACACAGTAAGCCCTGATTTTAATCGGATCGGTATCGGGTATGGTTCGCAGCTTCGCAACAACTTCAGCCAGTCGGCATCGTTGTTTTTGCGTGTGCCGATCTTTCAGGGTAACCTGTCGCGCAACCGCATCACGACGGCCAAAATTCAGCAGCAAAACGCCGAACTGACGGCCCAAAACACACGTCTGCAACTACGGCAGCAGATTGAAACGGCGTACACCAACATGCGGGCCGGGGCTAATCGCTACCGGGCTACGCAGGCGCAGGTAGCCTCACTGGAGCGGGCGTTTCAGGTTGCCGAAAGTCGCCTGAACGCGGGCGCCATTAACGCAACCGACTACAGCATTGCCAAAACCAATCTCGACCGGGCACGGGCGAGTCTGGTACAGGCCAAATACGACTATGTGTTCCGCACCAAAATTCTCGACTATTACCAGAATAAACCGTTGACTTTTTAG
- a CDS encoding aminotransferase class IV, with amino-acid sequence MSLVYNSTVLADDALPLLPTDRAFQYGDGLFETIRYERGHVWFWPDHIARLQAGMAALHLTFPPDLTADVLYSQLLDLLARNGLTDTTARVKLQVWRQPGGLYTPVTSAINYLLTARAGLPFASTEKPKISIYDTFRLHDSPVSSLKTLNSLPYVLAGIYKSQQQLDDVLLLNTNGYLAECQAANLFWLTDNVLYTPSLRTGCVDGTARKQLLRLFPDAREGWYLPDVLATAAVVFSANVMGIQVFAGAFSTEQHHYIVQHFTDPAT; translated from the coding sequence ATGAGCCTGGTTTATAATTCGACTGTTCTGGCCGACGACGCGCTGCCGCTGCTCCCCACCGACCGGGCTTTCCAGTACGGCGACGGCCTGTTTGAAACCATTCGCTACGAGCGGGGCCACGTCTGGTTCTGGCCCGACCACATAGCGCGGTTGCAGGCTGGCATGGCCGCACTGCATCTCACTTTCCCGCCCGACCTCACCGCCGACGTACTGTACAGTCAGCTGCTCGATCTGCTGGCGCGCAATGGGCTCACCGACACGACAGCTCGCGTAAAACTTCAGGTCTGGCGACAGCCGGGCGGCTTGTATACGCCTGTAACATCGGCGATTAACTACCTGCTCACCGCCCGCGCGGGGCTTCCGTTCGCTAGTACTGAAAAACCAAAAATAAGTATTTACGATACATTTCGTTTGCATGATTCTCCTGTTTCGTCGCTTAAAACCTTGAATTCGTTACCGTATGTACTGGCCGGTATCTATAAATCGCAGCAACAGCTCGACGATGTCCTGCTGCTGAACACCAACGGCTACCTCGCCGAGTGCCAGGCGGCCAACCTATTCTGGCTGACAGACAACGTGTTATACACCCCTTCCCTCAGAACCGGCTGCGTTGACGGAACAGCCCGCAAACAACTCCTGCGCCTGTTTCCCGACGCACGGGAGGGCTGGTATCTCCCCGACGTGCTTGCTACCGCTGCCGTTGTTTTTTCGGCCAATGTCATGGGCATTCAGGTGTTTGCGGGCGCGTTTTCCACCGAACAGCACCACTACATCGTCCAGCATTTCACCGACCCGGCCACGTAA